One stretch of Miscanthus floridulus cultivar M001 chromosome 18, ASM1932011v1, whole genome shotgun sequence DNA includes these proteins:
- the LOC136523103 gene encoding EG45-like domain containing protein: protein MAKAAAVVLLVAALLGCLVSASLADQGTATYYGPVYTPSACYGYQDEGTMIAAASDGLWDNGAACGRMYQVSCAGGTNATPNPCKGGSVTVKIVDRCPSPGCQATLDLSQEAFNTIGNLDAGKILINYNQV, encoded by the exons ATGGCGAAGGCTGCTGCCGTCGTTCTGCTCGTCGCCGCCCTGCTTGGCTGCCTTGTCTCGGCGTCCCTCGCCGACCAGGGCACCGCCACCTACTACGGCCCCGTCTACACTC CGTCGGCGTGCTACGGATACCAGGACGAGGGCACGATGATCGCGGCGGCGAGCGACGGGCTCTGGGACAACGGCGCGGCGTGCGGGCGGATGTACCAGGTGTCCTGCGCCGGCGGCACCAACGCCACCCCGAACCCCTGCAAAGGCGGCAGCGTCACCGTCAAGATCGTCGACCGCTGCCCGTCGCCGGGATGCCAGGCCACGCTCGACCTCTCCCAGGAGGCCTTCAACACCATCGGCAACCTCGACGCCGGCAAGATCCTCATCAACTACAACCA GGTGTAA